The sequence below is a genomic window from Oxyura jamaicensis isolate SHBP4307 breed ruddy duck unplaced genomic scaffold, BPBGC_Ojam_1.0 oxyUn_random_OJ69599, whole genome shotgun sequence.
CCCTATcaattcaaaacacagaaacGAGTTACAATAATGCTGTTTAgaatttaaaatcctttttaaaaatacagagactGTTAAATCAAACACGTTGATCATGTGCTTGTTTGCAGTACTTACAAAACGTGTGCTTGAATTGCTACCAGTATCAAAAAGCTGATGGTGTGGAAGTACAGGAGTCTAGctgagagcaaaacaaaatcagtattATAACCTCTCCCATGGCTAGAAGTAACTACGCTTTCAAGAAACAGAATTCATTAATGTTTTGCCCTCGAGGAACCGCTTCCCTTATTCCCTGTATGATCAATGCTCTTAAATCCCCCATATTCTGCCTTCCTTGGGGTTGTTGATGatcctgcttttccttctcatctgcTTTTAGTGTGAGGCTGGAAAAGGACATGAAGTCCTGATCCATAACTCCGCATAGTTACTTTCATCCTGGCTAAAAGGTTCCTTTGAATTAACATATATTTAAGGCCTGGCAAATCCAGTCATCAAAGGATCCAAAAACAGGCCAAGAGACACGTTGATGGCCTGGAAGTGGCCgcctgctgctgggaagcactGAATGAGCGCCTTGTTCTGCTTTACACTGTGATTACACTGTGAGCTGGCTTTGTCTCCAGCCTGGAGCTTGGGCACTTCTCCCTTCCCCATCTCATGGTGGGTGAGCAGCAGGCAACAtgcagctgcctcctggggctgagccccaagaaggggagctggggctgcagggcgcGGGGCTCAGCCTGCCCCCAGGAGCACCCCcacgggcagggggctgccccggcACAGGGGGCGACGGCCCCACACAGAGCAGGGCACCGCGGCACGGAGGAAAGACACCAGACAGACCCTAGGACAGGGAATGCTTTTTATTCAGACCCACGGGAGAGGACGGGTGGGCCCGTAACAgacttttccatttcacagacCATTTAACAGCACAGCCAGCGGCACACCCACTGCTACAGACCCTCCGGGGGGTCTTCCACTACATTTGTTCCCTGTTGAGCAGCACCGTTGTGAAGGTTTAGtactcctccccttcctcctctccctccccttccaccGAGTCCACCCCCACCTCCTCGTAATCCTTCTCCAGGGCGGCCATGTCCTCCCTGGCCTCCGAGAACTCCCCCTCCTCCATGCCCTCCCCCACGTACCAGTGCACAAAGGCACGCTTGGCGTACATCAGGTCAAACTTGTGGTCCAGGCGGGCCCAGGCCTCGGCGATGGCCGTGGTGTTGCTCAGCATGCAGACGGCGCGCTGCACCTTGGCCAGGTCCCCCCCAGGCACCACCGTGGGAGGCTGGTAGTTGATGCCCACCTTGAAACCAGTCGGGCACCAGTCCACGAACTGGATGCTGCGCTTGGTCTTGATGGTGGCAATGGCGGCGTTGACATCCTTGGGCACCACGTCCCCGCGGTACAGCAGGCAGCACGCCATGTACTTGCCGTGCCGCGGGTCGCACTTCACCATCTGGTTGGCCGGCTCAAAGCAGGCGTTGGTGATCTCGGCCACCGAGAGCTGCTCGTGGTAAGCCTTCTCGGCAGAGATGACGGGGGCGTAGGTGGCCAGGGGGAAGTGGATGCGGGGGTACGGCACCAGGTTGGTCTGGAACTCCGTCAGGTCAACGTTCAGGGCCCCGTCGAAGCGCAGGGAGGCCGTGATGGAGGACACGATCTGGCCTATCAGCCTGTTGAGGTTGGTGTAGGTGGG
It includes:
- the LOC118159316 gene encoding tubulin alpha-1A chain; amino-acid sequence: MRECISIHVGQAGVQIGNACWELYCLEHGIQPDGQMPSDKTIGGGDDSFNTFFSETGAGKHVPRAVFVDLEPTVIDEVRTGTYRQLFHPEQLITGKEDAANNYARGHYTIGKEIIDLVLDRIRKLADQCTGLQGFLVFHSFGGGTGSGFTSLLMERLSVDYGKKSKLEFSIYPAPQVSTAVVEPYNSILTTHTTLEHSDCAFMVDNEAIYDICRRNLDIERPTYTNLNRLIGQIVSSITASLRFDGALNVDLTEFQTNLVPYPRIHFPLATYAPVISAEKAYHEQLSVAEITNACFEPANQMVKCDPRHGKYMACCLLYRGDVVPKDVNAAIATIKTKRSIQFVDWCPTGFKVGINYQPPTVVPGGDLAKVQRAVCMLSNTTAIAEAWARLDHKFDLMYAKRAFVHWYVGEGMEEGEFSEAREDMAALEKDYEEVGVDSVEGEGEEEGEEY